The Candidatus Rokuibacteriota bacterium genome has a window encoding:
- a CDS encoding prepilin-type N-terminal cleavage/methylation domain-containing protein — translation MLSFWHKRRKALGGQRGFTLIELMIVVAIIG, via the coding sequence ATGCTGAGCTTCTGGCACAAGAGACGGAAAGCCCTTGGGGGGCAGCGCGGCTTCACCCTCATCGAGCTCATGATCGTCGTCGCCATCATCGG